The region CTCCCGTGCTCGCCTACGCCTCGGCCATGTACCAGTATAACGCGCAGGACGCGGGCGACCTGGCCCTCATGCCCAACGACAAGGTCGTCGTCACAGAGTATATGAACAACGAGTGGTGGAAGGGGCGTAACGAGCGCACGGGCATGGAGGGAATCTTCCCCGCTAGCTATGTACGCAAGGAGGAAAAGGCCGTTATGCCCGCTTACACGCCTTCTGCTACTCCTGCGCCTAGCAACTACGGCAATATGCCACTGGATGTGGCGTCGGGTGCTCAGGCTCAGCAGCAGCCGGCGGGTGAGCCCAGCAAGATGGAGGCGAATGGCAAGAAGTTTGGCAAGAAATTGGGCAATGCTGCCATTTTCGGTGCAGGTGCGACTATTGGTGGCAAGATTGTTAATGGGATATTTTAACGCTTACCCGTCTTTACAGGTGCTACGATTGGAGGGAATATTGTCAACTCCATCTTTTGAGAGGGAGTTGGGTGAGAAGTCTTGGGTTGAGTTGGTATATGGGGACTTTGTGATTGGCGTTTTTAGGTCTTTGGGGAGGGGACTCATCTTTTCCTGTTTGGTATTTCTTCTAGGTTACCTGTCGCGATGAGAGGCCAAATAATTATGACGTTTACTTGATCAATCGGCGTTTTGTTGACGCTTCAATACTCCGTTTGCGCAATCACATACCCCTTCTCACTCCTCGTTTGCACATCCACACGCCTTCCTTTCTTCCTGCGCACCCCCCAAGCACAAGAGTCACCTCACTTACAACATCCTACAACTACTACATCCCACACACACTCATGGCCCAAAGACAAAGCCAACCAAGCCCTCCACACACCGCCAAGCAGCCAGACAATCCAACAATCCAACAACTCTCCCTCTACAGAAACCTATCGTAAGcctcaccaccaccatcctCAACCCCTCCTCTCTAACCCACTCCTTTCTCACAGCGTCTACGCCCACGCCCTCGTCCTCTTCAACACCCTCGGCATCCCCCTCTCCAACGCCGTCGTCCTCGAATTCTACTTCTCAACGTTGTTTGCTACACGCTCGCTCGTTGCGGTCGCTGGCGTGGTGGCGCTGCAGGGGGTTGGTGTGAAGTTGGGGGTGGGGTGCGTGTGGTATTCGTGGAGGGAGGGTGAGAGGAGACGGTGGAAGAGGGGGAAGGGGATAGTAAAAGGGGTGTTTGGATTAGGTGCTATACTGGCTTGTGGGTGTATGTTTGCACTCGCCTTTTACGACGGCGGAGGGGAGAAGAGGGCGACGAGTTATACAGCTGTGCTGGCGCTGAGAGGTGTAGGCATAGGATTTGGTTTAGGTGTTGTGGGTGCAGTTAGTAGGGAGGTTGTCAAGAGTCATTACAGGGGCGATGCCGGTGTTGTGGGGTTACAATCTGGGTTTGCGGGTGGGCTGGGGGCGGTTGTGTATACGAGTGTTGTGAGGGTTGGGTTTAGTCGTGAGCATGAGGGGTGGGCTGGATTGGTGAGTGGAGGGGTTATGGTGGGGACGTTGGGGGGTGGCTTTGATCTTGCTTATGCCTTATCCTGCTTCGACGACTGACACTGATGGGAAAGATGGAAGGAGGGAAACCAGATCCTGCGTGAA is a window of Pyrenophora tritici-repentis strain M4 chromosome 2, whole genome shotgun sequence DNA encoding:
- a CDS encoding SH3 domain containing protein, whose translation is MTDSFKNAMINRALGDIKNNLQFLVESNVLSSAQHDAISSQLPVSAENSARALPVVPTQQLAQMSDAGDLALMPNDKVVVTEYMNNEWWKGRNERTGMEGIFPASYVRKEEKAVMPAYTPSATPAPSNYGNMPLDVASGAQAQQQPAGEPSKMEANGKKFGKKLGNAAIFGAGATIGGKIVNGIF